One Candidatus Methylomirabilota bacterium DNA segment encodes these proteins:
- a CDS encoding hybrid sensor histidine kinase/response regulator, whose translation RARAVDALGNMQGWLKTALDSIGTAGTENAAALAAALARRAPETVGEPGGETARRLAELDGFFGGKADVTEYFVPEAVEHLESMVQSLIALESAGASEAEIATLFRAVHTLKGAAYTVGCAVIGDLAHRIEDVLGEVRDHRRPLSQPTLEAAFAGLDALRLLVRSAEGAVAGRAEAYDHAQALLAALPSVETLAVEAPRVEAPAAALETVPAEASGEPPAGDDARPRFEPVRAALRAEPAHPRADEGGRPARPSIRVNLDRLDALMSLAGELVIARSRLERHLVQFEQVGELLSFTQSRMAHTVAEFELKYANPQWPRGELAADGGLVEEPAAPGPAVPLGDVFAELEFDRYDDFNILARRVGEISSDLAEVQVQLAGLVRAVRADTTRVQQLSGELRSEIARARMVPVGRLFARFVRQVREAARAAGKTVAVEVSGEAVEMDNTLVEQIADPLLHLARNAVAHGIETEEERRREGKPAHGTIYLGAAQKGASIYVEVADDGRGIDAETLREAAERGGFVKPELLRELGEHDLLDLIFLPGFSTAESVTAAAGRGVGMDVVRTNVGRLGGEIEVQTEVGRGTRFKIKLPLTVVISDALLVRVGPEVLAIPVPAVKAIVRARREEIQSAGGAESLEVEGKRADLVRLDRVLAIPSAGVDGPLPVVALRTGRKTLAVSVDELLGKEEIVVKRLGAFLEGVGPFSGATVTGDGRVILLLDPARLLETSGAAMPAQGAMAETGGERDAPAARAADERGCVLLVDDSVSVRKFVGAMLGRAGFGVVTANDGAEALQRLAARSVDVVVTDLEMPRLNGYELIRDLARHPATRHLPVVVLTTRAGAKHMNLARELGVEHYVAKPVDEAAFVQLIESLMVPQPAGQAV comes from the coding sequence GCGCGCGCGTGCCGTCGACGCGCTCGGCAACATGCAGGGCTGGCTCAAGACGGCGCTCGACAGCATCGGCACCGCGGGGACCGAGAACGCCGCGGCGCTCGCCGCGGCGCTCGCGCGTCGGGCGCCGGAGACGGTGGGCGAGCCCGGCGGCGAGACGGCGCGGCGGCTCGCCGAGTTGGACGGCTTCTTCGGCGGGAAAGCCGACGTCACCGAGTACTTCGTCCCGGAGGCCGTCGAGCACCTCGAATCCATGGTGCAGTCGCTGATCGCCCTGGAGAGCGCCGGCGCCAGCGAGGCGGAGATCGCCACGCTGTTCCGGGCGGTCCACACGCTCAAGGGCGCCGCCTACACGGTCGGCTGCGCGGTCATCGGTGACCTCGCGCATCGCATCGAGGACGTGCTCGGCGAGGTCCGCGACCATCGCCGCCCACTGTCCCAGCCGACGCTCGAGGCGGCGTTCGCCGGGCTCGACGCCCTCAGGCTCCTCGTGCGGAGCGCGGAGGGCGCCGTCGCCGGCCGCGCCGAAGCCTACGACCACGCGCAGGCGCTGCTCGCCGCGCTGCCGAGCGTCGAGACGCTGGCGGTCGAGGCGCCGCGGGTGGAGGCGCCGGCCGCCGCGCTCGAGACGGTGCCCGCCGAGGCGTCGGGCGAGCCGCCCGCCGGCGACGACGCGCGACCCCGGTTCGAGCCGGTCCGCGCCGCGCTCCGCGCCGAGCCCGCGCACCCGCGCGCCGACGAGGGCGGGCGGCCGGCGCGTCCCAGCATTCGCGTCAACCTCGACCGCCTCGACGCGCTCATGAGCCTGGCCGGGGAGCTCGTGATCGCGCGGAGCCGGCTCGAGCGCCACCTGGTCCAGTTCGAGCAGGTGGGCGAGCTGCTGTCGTTCACGCAGTCACGCATGGCGCACACCGTCGCCGAGTTCGAGCTCAAGTACGCGAACCCCCAGTGGCCGCGCGGCGAGCTGGCGGCGGACGGGGGCCTCGTCGAGGAGCCGGCGGCCCCGGGCCCCGCGGTGCCGCTGGGCGACGTCTTCGCGGAGCTGGAATTCGATCGCTACGACGACTTCAACATCCTGGCCCGACGGGTGGGCGAGATCTCGAGCGACCTCGCGGAGGTCCAGGTCCAGCTCGCCGGGCTGGTGCGCGCCGTTCGCGCGGACACGACGCGCGTCCAGCAGCTCAGCGGCGAGCTGCGCAGCGAGATCGCGCGCGCCCGCATGGTGCCGGTCGGCCGCCTCTTCGCGCGCTTCGTGCGCCAGGTGCGGGAAGCGGCGCGCGCGGCCGGCAAGACCGTCGCCGTCGAGGTCAGCGGCGAGGCGGTCGAGATGGACAACACGCTCGTGGAGCAGATCGCCGACCCGCTCCTTCACCTGGCGCGGAACGCCGTCGCCCACGGCATCGAGACGGAGGAGGAGCGGCGCCGGGAGGGCAAGCCGGCCCACGGGACGATCTACCTCGGCGCCGCCCAGAAGGGCGCTTCGATCTACGTCGAGGTCGCCGACGACGGCCGGGGCATCGACGCGGAGACGCTCCGGGAGGCGGCGGAGCGCGGCGGCTTCGTGAAGCCGGAGCTGCTGCGAGAGCTCGGCGAGCACGACCTCCTGGACCTGATCTTCCTGCCCGGCTTCAGCACGGCGGAGTCGGTGACCGCCGCGGCCGGCCGCGGCGTCGGGATGGACGTCGTGCGCACGAACGTCGGGCGGCTCGGCGGTGAGATCGAGGTGCAGACCGAGGTGGGCCGGGGCACGCGCTTCAAGATCAAGCTGCCGCTGACGGTGGTCATCTCCGATGCGCTCCTCGTGCGGGTGGGGCCGGAAGTTCTCGCCATCCCGGTCCCGGCGGTGAAGGCGATCGTCCGCGCGCGCCGGGAAGAGATCCAGTCGGCGGGCGGCGCGGAGTCCCTCGAGGTCGAGGGCAAGCGCGCGGACCTCGTGCGCCTGGACCGCGTGCTCGCGATCCCCTCCGCCGGCGTCGACGGTCCGCTCCCCGTCGTCGCGCTCCGCACCGGACGCAAGACGCTCGCGGTGTCGGTCGACGAGCTCCTGGGCAAGGAGGAGATCGTCGTCAAGCGCCTCGGCGCCTTCCTCGAGGGCGTCGGCCCGTTTTCGGGCGCCACCGTCACCGGCGACGGGCGGGTCATCCTGCTCCTCGATCCCGCGAGGCTCCTCGAGACGAGCGGCGCGGCGATGCCGGCGCAGGGCGCGATGGCCGAGACCGGCGGCGAGCGCGACGCTCCCGCCGCGCGGGCCGCGGACGAGCGGGGCTGTGTCCTCCTGGTGGACGACTCCGTGAGCGTGAGGAAGTTCGTCGGCGCGATGCTCGGGCGCGCGGGATTTGGCGTCGTCACCGCCAACGACGGCGCCGAGGCGCTGCAGCGGCTCGCCGCGCGGTCC